From a single Streptomyces rubradiris genomic region:
- a CDS encoding MMPL family transporter, with amino-acid sequence MFRRIGNAVVRHPIWTIVAWLIAAVAIVATAPSLPSNSDESSFLPKSYESIKAADIQQKAFPSAFTPSAIALYQRTDGGKLTAADQKDVARITTELGKKHIDQVQKVVPGPPSKDGKYTMTLVQMDSKNAGQPKQADAAKELREQAKELAKGTQLDVKLGGSAAQALDQQDSSKRGEALIGIGTFVIILVTLLIIFRAPILAVLPLVLIGLVSAVANGLIAYATKLFGLEANSSISSILIVVLFGVGTDYFLFLIFRYRESLRAGDEPKQAMINAVDRVGEAIASAAGAVIIAFLALVLSTLGFLKQMGPALAIAVGATLVAGLTLIPAVVSLIGPKVFWPSKSWQKEPQNARFAALGRGVQRRPALTAIVSGLVLLVLSIGSLGYKATFDLASGSMPKTKESMVVQDEMQKAYSAGAAAPTDVYLSSTDGKQLDGSRFKEYARKLGEVDGVASARMTQLNKEGTTADFTVTLKYEASTDEAIDAVGRVRDVAHSAAPDGTEAFVGGMSSIYKDIDEAVNHDYRTVFPVAAILIMVILGLLLRSVVAPWYLIASVGLGFGATLGATVWIFQDWQGHSGLMFMLPVIMYLFVVAIGTDYNILMIARLREEAREGRDPREAAGMALRHAGPTVAAAGFILAATFATMMLAGNSLLSEMGFAVSFGIVVAAFVMAMFFTPSLTALIGHAAWWPGHGDRAETPGAGAAGSGTVRHGEDRDTTAHDPAGRRG; translated from the coding sequence ATGTTCCGACGAATAGGCAACGCCGTCGTCCGTCATCCCATTTGGACGATCGTGGCGTGGCTGATCGCCGCGGTGGCGATAGTCGCCACCGCACCGAGCCTGCCCTCGAACAGTGACGAGAGCAGTTTCCTACCCAAGAGTTACGAGTCCATCAAAGCGGCGGACATCCAGCAGAAGGCGTTCCCCAGCGCCTTCACCCCGTCCGCGATCGCGCTCTACCAGCGCACCGACGGCGGCAAGCTCACCGCCGCCGACCAGAAGGATGTCGCCCGGATCACCACCGAGCTGGGCAAGAAGCACATCGACCAGGTGCAGAAGGTCGTCCCCGGCCCGCCGTCGAAGGACGGCAAGTACACCATGACCCTGGTGCAGATGGACAGCAAGAACGCCGGTCAGCCCAAACAGGCAGACGCGGCGAAGGAGTTGCGCGAACAGGCCAAGGAACTGGCCAAGGGCACGCAACTCGACGTCAAGCTCGGCGGTTCCGCGGCGCAGGCACTCGACCAGCAGGACTCGTCCAAGCGCGGCGAGGCGTTGATCGGTATCGGCACCTTCGTCATCATCCTGGTGACCCTGCTGATCATCTTCCGGGCGCCGATCCTCGCCGTACTGCCCCTGGTGCTGATCGGCCTGGTGTCCGCCGTCGCCAACGGCCTGATCGCCTACGCCACCAAGCTGTTCGGCCTTGAGGCCAACAGCTCGATCTCCTCGATCCTCATCGTCGTACTCTTCGGCGTCGGCACCGACTACTTCCTGTTCCTGATATTCCGCTACCGAGAGAGCCTGCGTGCCGGGGACGAACCCAAGCAGGCCATGATCAACGCGGTGGACCGGGTCGGCGAGGCCATCGCCTCGGCGGCCGGAGCGGTCATCATCGCCTTCCTCGCCCTGGTGCTGTCCACGCTGGGCTTCCTGAAGCAGATGGGCCCGGCGCTCGCCATCGCGGTCGGCGCCACCCTGGTCGCCGGCCTGACCCTGATCCCCGCCGTGGTCTCGCTGATCGGGCCCAAGGTCTTCTGGCCGTCGAAGTCCTGGCAGAAGGAGCCGCAGAACGCCCGCTTCGCCGCCCTCGGCCGCGGTGTCCAGCGCCGCCCGGCGCTGACCGCCATCGTCTCCGGTCTCGTGCTGCTGGTCCTGTCCATCGGCAGCCTCGGCTACAAGGCCACCTTCGACCTGGCCTCGGGCTCCATGCCCAAGACCAAGGAGTCCATGGTCGTCCAGGACGAGATGCAGAAGGCGTACTCGGCGGGTGCGGCGGCTCCCACCGACGTCTATCTGTCCAGCACCGACGGCAAGCAGCTGGACGGGTCCCGGTTCAAGGAGTACGCGCGGAAGCTGGGTGAGGTGGACGGCGTCGCGAGCGCCCGCATGACCCAGCTCAACAAGGAGGGCACCACCGCCGACTTCACCGTCACGCTGAAGTACGAGGCGTCGACGGACGAGGCGATCGACGCCGTGGGCCGGGTCCGCGACGTCGCGCACTCGGCGGCGCCCGACGGCACCGAGGCGTTCGTCGGCGGCATGTCCTCGATCTACAAGGACATCGACGAGGCGGTCAACCACGACTACCGGACGGTCTTCCCGGTCGCCGCCATCCTCATCATGGTCATCCTGGGGCTGCTGCTGCGCAGTGTGGTCGCACCCTGGTACCTGATCGCGTCCGTGGGCCTCGGCTTCGGCGCCACCCTCGGCGCCACCGTGTGGATCTTCCAGGACTGGCAGGGCCACTCGGGTCTGATGTTCATGCTGCCGGTGATCATGTACCTCTTCGTGGTCGCGATCGGCACCGACTACAACATCCTCATGATCGCCCGGCTGCGTGAGGAGGCCCGCGAGGGCCGGGATCCGCGCGAGGCGGCGGGCATGGCCCTCCGGCATGCCGGGCCGACCGTGGCCGCCGCGGGCTTCATCCTGGCGGCGACCTTCGCCACGATGATGCTGGCGGGCAACTCGCTGCTGTCGGAGATGGGCTTCGCGGTCTCCTTCGGCATCGTGGTGGCCGCGTTCGTCATGGCGATGTTCTTCACCCCGAGCCTCACGGCCCTGATCGGCCACGCCGCCTGGTGGCCGGGCCACGGGGACCGGGCCGAGACGCCGGGGGCCGGGGCCGCCGGTT
- a CDS encoding MerR family transcriptional regulator, whose protein sequence is MLIGELSRRTGVSERLLRYYERRELIHADRRANGYREYDDQTVETVRWVRALLAVGLPTRVIRQVLPCTDDATTLLPCPGVLTSLRDQLNILDQRADDLETARSLLRQTIAAIENTPDRAPAPGARTPRSSPTGE, encoded by the coding sequence GTGCTGATCGGGGAGCTGTCACGCCGGACCGGAGTCAGCGAGCGGCTGTTGCGCTATTACGAGCGGAGGGAACTGATCCACGCCGACCGCCGTGCCAATGGCTACCGCGAGTACGACGACCAGACAGTGGAGACAGTGCGCTGGGTCCGCGCCCTGCTCGCCGTCGGCCTGCCCACCCGCGTCATCCGCCAGGTCCTGCCCTGCACTGACGACGCGACGACGCTTCTGCCCTGTCCCGGTGTCCTCACCAGCCTGCGCGACCAGTTGAACATCCTCGACCAGCGTGCCGACGACTTGGAGACCGCCCGTAGTCTGCTCCGCCAGACGATCGCTGCCATCGAGAACACGCCTGATCGGGCTCCGGCGCCGGGTGCCCGAACTCCGCGGAGCTCGCCCACCGGGGAGTGA
- a CDS encoding amidohydrolase family protein: protein MIIDAHSHVHDPVEVHVGLLDEAGVDRAVLFATRPHPERAHDLAALRREMAVLEKALGGRAGTVEAYRGAWRELDAALAAQPERFIGFLSVPLGLGPEETAAIVEQEVIGRGLRGIGELTPPPGGAGLIEPVLRAAADQGRLPVVVHGFAPTTAEDLATLAALAGRYSGVPLVVSQLGGRHWMQAVELVRNTPNMYLELSTANIVFAVRLAIKEIPDRTLFGSDAPYGDPVLTRALVERVTSPGEIRDRVLGGTIAELVGLG from the coding sequence GTGATCATTGACGCGCACAGTCATGTCCACGATCCGGTCGAGGTGCATGTGGGGCTGCTGGACGAAGCCGGAGTCGACCGCGCCGTCCTGTTCGCCACCCGGCCGCACCCGGAGCGCGCCCACGACCTGGCCGCACTGCGCCGGGAGATGGCCGTCCTGGAGAAGGCGCTCGGAGGCCGGGCCGGCACGGTCGAGGCGTACCGGGGGGCGTGGCGGGAGCTGGACGCCGCGCTCGCCGCGCAGCCGGAGCGGTTCATCGGGTTCTTGTCGGTGCCGCTGGGTCTGGGGCCGGAGGAGACAGCCGCGATCGTGGAACAGGAGGTGATCGGCCGTGGACTGCGCGGGATCGGGGAGCTGACGCCGCCGCCGGGAGGAGCAGGGCTGATCGAACCGGTGCTCCGGGCAGCGGCCGACCAGGGGCGGTTGCCCGTGGTCGTGCACGGATTCGCGCCGACCACCGCGGAGGACCTGGCGACGCTGGCCGCGCTGGCCGGCCGGTACTCGGGCGTCCCGCTGGTGGTCAGCCAGCTGGGAGGCCGGCACTGGATGCAGGCCGTCGAACTGGTGCGGAACACCCCGAACATGTACCTGGAGCTGTCGACGGCCAACATCGTCTTCGCAGTCCGGCTGGCCATCAAGGAGATCCCGGACCGGACCCTGTTCGGCTCGGACGCACCGTACGGAGACCCGGTCCTCACCCGGGCCTTGGTGGAACGAGTTACCAGCCCCGGCGAGATACGCGACCGGGTACTCGGCGGAACGATCGCAGAGCTGGTCGGGCTCGGCTGA
- a CDS encoding alpha/beta fold hydrolase has product MEWSERVVVRDGVRLVCRDGGGRGPAVVLLHGLAGHAGEWDALAERLSGRHRVVAVDQRGHGASERHPGDVSPAAFVADVVAVAARLGLDRPVLVGQSLGGHTALLTAAAHPALVRALVLVEAAPRAADPRAPATIGAWLDSWPVPFRSRAAAVAFFGGGPVGEGWAAGLERHEDGWRPRFDRDVMVAALAETARRSSLPAWRRVGCPTLAVFARSSLIPGPDIDAMLAERAPTVAVSVPGTGHDLHMERPEVLREMLEGFLSGPV; this is encoded by the coding sequence GTGGAGTGGTCGGAGCGGGTGGTGGTCCGGGACGGGGTCCGGCTGGTCTGCCGTGACGGGGGCGGTCGGGGGCCCGCCGTGGTGCTGCTGCACGGGCTGGCCGGCCACGCCGGTGAGTGGGACGCCCTGGCGGAGAGGCTGTCGGGGCGTCACCGGGTGGTCGCGGTCGACCAGCGCGGGCACGGGGCCAGCGAGCGGCACCCCGGCGATGTCTCGCCCGCGGCCTTCGTGGCGGACGTGGTGGCGGTCGCCGCGCGGCTGGGGCTGGACCGGCCCGTGCTGGTCGGGCAGTCGCTGGGCGGTCACACGGCACTGCTGACCGCCGCCGCCCACCCCGCGCTGGTCCGGGCACTCGTGCTCGTCGAGGCCGCACCCCGCGCCGCCGATCCCCGCGCTCCCGCGACCATCGGCGCGTGGCTGGACTCGTGGCCGGTGCCGTTCCGCTCCCGAGCGGCGGCGGTCGCCTTCTTCGGCGGCGGCCCGGTGGGCGAGGGCTGGGCAGCCGGCCTGGAGCGACACGAGGACGGCTGGCGACCCCGGTTCGACCGGGACGTGATGGTCGCCGCGCTGGCGGAGACCGCCCGGCGGTCCTCCCTGCCCGCGTGGCGGCGGGTCGGCTGTCCCACCCTGGCCGTGTTCGCCCGGTCGAGCCTGATCCCCGGGCCGGACATCGACGCGATGCTCGCGGAGCGAGCGCCGACCGTGGCGGTGAGTGTCCCCGGCACCGGGCACGATCTGCACATGGAACGGCCCGAGGTGCTGCGCGAGATGCTGGAGGGATTCCTCTCCGGGCCCGTGTGA
- a CDS encoding ScbR family autoregulator-binding transcription factor, which yields MAQQDRAVRTRSAVLRAAAAVFAERGYAAATISEILKRAGVTKGALYFHFDSKAALAQGVLQEQLTPEHHLPRDLKLQEWVDAGMTLARRLPREPFLLAGVRISADRPGRDVLGSAWPAWARLTSHALTEAKMRGEVLPHVVPEKTAQVFLGAWVGAQFVSQTLAGWADLDDRTAALYSHLLAAIAAPPVLTRLDTAPDRGARVIAEARQRSGDLSCIAC from the coding sequence GTGGCTCAGCAGGACCGGGCTGTCCGGACCCGGAGTGCCGTGCTGCGGGCCGCGGCGGCGGTCTTCGCCGAGCGCGGATACGCGGCCGCCACCATCTCGGAGATCCTCAAGCGGGCCGGTGTCACCAAGGGCGCCCTGTACTTCCACTTCGACTCCAAGGCGGCCCTCGCACAAGGGGTGTTGCAGGAGCAGTTGACGCCCGAGCACCACCTGCCCCGCGACCTGAAGTTACAGGAGTGGGTGGACGCGGGCATGACCCTGGCCAGGCGGCTGCCCCGGGAACCCTTCCTGCTCGCCGGCGTCCGGATCTCCGCCGACCGGCCCGGCCGTGACGTGCTCGGCAGCGCCTGGCCGGCCTGGGCACGGCTGACCTCGCACGCGCTCACCGAGGCCAAGATGCGGGGCGAGGTGCTGCCGCACGTGGTGCCCGAGAAGACGGCCCAGGTGTTCCTCGGCGCCTGGGTGGGCGCGCAGTTCGTCTCGCAGACCCTCGCCGGCTGGGCGGACCTGGACGACCGCACGGCGGCGCTGTACAGCCACCTCCTCGCCGCGATCGCGGCCCCACCCGTCCTCACCCGGCTCGACACCGCCCCGGACCGCGGCGCCCGGGTGATCGCCGAGGCCCGGCAGCGGTCCGGGGACCTGTCGTGCATCGCCTGCTGA
- a CDS encoding MFS transporter: MVAAFTLNTVESLPVGLLEPVAASLRVSVPAAGLLVTGYGLAVAVASVPLAHVLRAVPRRHVLAGLLAALVVSSLVSALAGSYGILLAGRLLAALAQALFWAVMGPVAVGLFAPEVRGRVVGALSVAGSLALVLGVPAATWLGRLSGWRLPFALPAVPGLLCLVTIAALLPASPPEEEPAAYAAGPDARRFRAVLAAGFLSATGAFAGYTYIVAFLDRVSGFTPDTVSVLLSVFGTACLAGVGVTAVALDRFPRAALTAAVTVQTVGMLGLYAAGDRPAAAVLFLVLTGGALGPVFMAAQNAMLHCAPGRTDLALAANSGCYNAGIAAGAALGALLLPHAGPRGVFLAGGLLTAGAGVVLLGGDLAGRRRRPVGGTGAAPR; this comes from the coding sequence ATGGTGGCCGCCTTCACCCTCAACACGGTGGAGAGCCTGCCGGTCGGCCTGCTGGAGCCCGTCGCCGCGAGCCTGCGGGTGTCCGTACCGGCGGCCGGTCTCCTGGTCACCGGGTACGGCCTGGCGGTGGCCGTGGCCTCCGTGCCGCTCGCCCATGTCCTGCGGGCGGTGCCCCGGCGCCATGTGCTCGCCGGGCTGCTGGCCGCGCTGGTGGTCTCCAGCCTGGTGTCGGCGCTGGCCGGCTCGTACGGCATCCTGCTCGCCGGGCGGCTGCTGGCCGCCCTGGCGCAGGCACTGTTCTGGGCCGTGATGGGACCCGTGGCGGTGGGCCTGTTCGCGCCGGAGGTGCGCGGGCGGGTGGTAGGGGCGCTGTCCGTGGCCGGCTCGCTCGCCTTGGTGCTCGGCGTTCCGGCCGCGACCTGGCTGGGCCGGCTGAGCGGCTGGCGGCTGCCGTTCGCGCTGCCGGCCGTGCCGGGTCTGCTCTGCCTGGTGACGATCGCCGCCCTGCTGCCGGCCTCGCCCCCGGAGGAGGAGCCCGCCGCGTACGCGGCCGGGCCCGACGCCCGCCGGTTCAGGGCCGTGCTGGCGGCGGGGTTCCTCTCCGCCACCGGCGCCTTCGCGGGATACACGTACATCGTGGCGTTCCTGGACCGGGTGAGCGGTTTCACCCCGGACACGGTCAGTGTGCTGCTCTCGGTCTTCGGTACCGCGTGCCTGGCCGGGGTGGGCGTCACCGCCGTGGCGCTGGACCGCTTCCCGCGCGCGGCGCTCACCGCCGCCGTGACCGTGCAGACCGTGGGCATGCTCGGCCTGTACGCGGCCGGTGACCGGCCCGCGGCGGCGGTGCTGTTCCTGGTGCTGACCGGCGGGGCGCTCGGTCCGGTGTTCATGGCCGCCCAGAACGCGATGCTGCACTGTGCCCCGGGCCGTACGGACCTCGCGCTCGCGGCGAACTCCGGCTGCTACAACGCCGGGATCGCGGCGGGCGCCGCGCTGGGGGCGCTGCTCCTGCCGCACGCCGGCCCGCGGGGCGTCTTCCTCGCCGGCGGGCTGCTGACCGCGGGTGCCGGTGTGGTGCTGCTCGGCGGAGACCTGGCGGGCCGGCGACGGCGTCCCGTAGGCGGTACCGGCGCCGCACCGCGCTGA
- a CDS encoding DUF1206 domain-containing protein: MAVAARAGFAARGLLYVLVAVIALRIALGGAGGERQADRGGALGELAGRPFGVALLWIVGAALAGLAVWQLSEAVFGTTGPDGSKVSRRAAALFRFLFYGFVSYSVLAYAAGDRGSGSGSSDRQTDDVTARVLEWPGGQWLLGLAGAGVVVAGLWISVRAVRRKFLKDLRAQALSGRTRRVVGALGVTGGAARGIVFAAAGVFAVVAAVRHQPGQAKGVDDTLRAFRDLPAGPWLLALVALGLAAFGLFCWCEARWRRVGHGGRPAGRVSRRSRARHWPWRMPGPGSWRRRRA, encoded by the coding sequence ATGGCCGTGGCGGCCCGGGCCGGTTTCGCGGCGCGCGGCCTGCTCTACGTACTGGTCGCGGTGATCGCGCTGCGGATCGCCCTGGGCGGCGCCGGCGGCGAGCGGCAGGCCGACCGGGGCGGCGCGCTCGGCGAGCTGGCCGGGCGGCCGTTCGGGGTGGCACTGCTGTGGATCGTGGGCGCCGCGCTGGCCGGGCTGGCCGTATGGCAGCTGTCGGAGGCGGTGTTCGGCACGACGGGCCCCGACGGCTCCAAGGTCTCCCGGCGGGCGGCGGCCCTGTTCCGGTTCCTGTTCTACGGTTTCGTCTCCTACTCGGTGCTCGCCTACGCGGCCGGGGACCGGGGCAGCGGCAGCGGCTCGTCCGACCGGCAGACCGACGATGTGACCGCCCGGGTGCTGGAGTGGCCCGGCGGGCAGTGGCTGCTCGGCCTCGCCGGGGCCGGCGTGGTGGTCGCCGGGCTGTGGATCTCGGTGCGGGCCGTACGCCGGAAGTTCCTGAAGGATCTGCGGGCCCAGGCGCTGTCCGGGCGGACCCGGCGGGTGGTCGGGGCCCTCGGGGTGACCGGGGGCGCGGCTCGCGGGATCGTGTTCGCGGCGGCCGGTGTTTTCGCCGTCGTCGCGGCCGTGCGTCATCAGCCGGGGCAGGCGAAGGGCGTGGACGACACGCTGCGCGCCTTCCGGGATCTGCCGGCCGGACCGTGGCTGCTCGCGCTGGTCGCGCTGGGGCTGGCCGCGTTCGGCCTCTTCTGCTGGTGCGAGGCCCGCTGGCGCAGGGTCGGGCACGGCGGCCGGCCGGCCGGGCGGGTCAGCCGCCGGAGTCGGGCCCGGCACTGGCCGTGGCGCATGCCCGGGCCGGGGTCATGGCGACGCCGTCGAGCGTGA
- a CDS encoding LytR C-terminal domain-containing protein, translated as MPVHSPLPSRTGRRGAPLTTGSGARPRATEPAARIAVTVRNGTGITGRARPLADALTGRDFRSATTGNAPGPCKTVTLDGVAMTPARACATASAGPDSGG; from the coding sequence ATGCCCGTGCACTCCCCGCTGCCCAGCCGGACCGGGCGCCGGGGTGCGCCGCTCACCACCGGCTCCGGCGCCAGGCCCAGGGCAACCGAGCCCGCCGCGCGGATCGCGGTGACCGTACGGAACGGCACCGGTATCACCGGCCGTGCCCGGCCCCTCGCCGACGCCCTCACCGGCCGGGACTTCCGCTCCGCCACCACCGGCAACGCGCCCGGCCCCTGCAAGACGGTCACGCTCGACGGCGTCGCCATGACCCCGGCCCGGGCATGCGCCACGGCCAGTGCCGGGCCCGACTCCGGCGGCTGA
- a CDS encoding urea transporter, whose product MFLADARTGAVFCLALATADWRYGGYALGGAALGTGTARLLHVARDRVEQGLEGYNSCLVALWCAVFLGAGRLSTALLAAAAGVVTAVATAAVVRLLHGLRLPPLTLPYCLLASAVTIAAPAFRRVRPHDAGLAALPGPATGPTAPHWEDLWRAFFRNISQVFFLDQWYAGALLLLGLFLADRVVGLLACAGSVTGILTAWALGAPAAGIADGTLGCNAVLVAVALCGVFLAATRATLLYALLGAATATAVTPAVAHLLAPSGGRAFTWPFVLTTLCFLAAARSFPRLTGRPPAPDEVRPQLPGATARAA is encoded by the coding sequence ATGTTCCTCGCCGACGCGCGGACCGGCGCGGTCTTCTGCCTCGCCCTGGCCACGGCCGACTGGCGCTACGGCGGCTACGCCCTGGGCGGTGCCGCCCTGGGCACCGGTACGGCACGGCTGCTGCACGTCGCCCGGGACCGGGTGGAGCAGGGACTGGAGGGGTACAACTCCTGCCTCGTCGCCCTGTGGTGCGCGGTGTTCCTGGGCGCGGGCCGGCTGTCCACGGCGCTGCTCGCCGCCGCGGCCGGCGTGGTGACCGCGGTCGCCACCGCCGCCGTGGTCCGGCTGCTGCACGGGTTGCGGCTGCCGCCGCTCACCCTGCCGTACTGCCTGCTGGCGAGTGCGGTCACCATCGCCGCACCCGCCTTCCGGCGCGTCCGGCCGCACGACGCCGGCCTCGCCGCGCTGCCCGGCCCGGCCACGGGACCGACCGCGCCGCACTGGGAGGACCTGTGGCGGGCCTTCTTCCGTAACATCTCCCAGGTCTTCTTCCTGGACCAGTGGTACGCCGGGGCGCTGCTGCTCCTGGGGCTGTTCCTGGCCGACCGGGTGGTGGGCCTGCTGGCCTGCGCCGGCAGCGTCACGGGCATCCTGACCGCGTGGGCGCTCGGCGCACCGGCGGCCGGCATCGCCGACGGCACGCTGGGCTGCAACGCGGTGCTCGTCGCCGTCGCCCTGTGCGGCGTGTTCCTCGCGGCGACCCGGGCCACCCTGCTGTACGCGCTGCTCGGCGCCGCGACGGCGACCGCCGTGACCCCGGCCGTCGCCCATCTGCTCGCCCCCTCCGGCGGCCGGGCGTTCACCTGGCCGTTCGTGCTGACGACCCTCTGCTTCCTGGCCGCCGCCCGCTCCTTCCCCCGGCTGACCGGCCGGCCCCCCGCCCCGGACGAGGTGCGCCCGCAGCTGCCCGGCGCGACGGCGCGGGCCGCGTAG
- a CDS encoding STAS domain-containing protein: MNEQAGPERLSVLRSTIDGVTVVTVTGEIDHHTSGVLRDALTPADPAAGARTVADLSGVPFMDSSGINVLIAGHQAHQPAGWLRLAGVRGSVLRTLEIVGLTPLIACYPSVRDALEE, from the coding sequence ATGAACGAGCAGGCGGGACCGGAGCGGCTGTCCGTCCTCCGGTCCACCATCGACGGGGTCACCGTCGTCACGGTGACCGGCGAGATCGACCACCACACCTCGGGCGTGCTCCGGGACGCCCTCACCCCGGCGGACCCCGCGGCGGGGGCCCGCACGGTCGCGGATCTCAGCGGTGTGCCGTTCATGGACTCCAGCGGTATCAACGTCCTCATCGCCGGACACCAGGCCCATCAGCCGGCGGGCTGGCTACGGCTGGCGGGCGTCCGCGGGTCCGTCCTGCGCACCCTGGAGATCGTCGGCCTCACCCCGCTGATCGCCTGTTACCCGAGCGTCCGTGACGCCCTGGAGGAGTGA
- a CDS encoding GreA/GreB family elongation factor, with the protein MTGDPEPISAQARRALEQELADLRDERRLVAGTLRESSASAGDQADQADQLRRADQLGRLDRRIEDITERLREAASAGPAPTDVVGVGSTVTVRFPDGETETLRIGEVAEALDQTLVTADSPLGRALLGRRPGDTVRYDTPDGPATAVLVSIGEPTSS; encoded by the coding sequence ATGACCGGTGACCCGGAGCCGATCAGCGCACAGGCCCGCCGTGCGCTGGAGCAGGAGCTGGCCGACCTGCGGGACGAACGCCGGCTGGTCGCCGGAACGCTCCGGGAATCCTCCGCGTCGGCCGGCGACCAGGCCGACCAGGCCGACCAGTTGCGGCGGGCCGATCAACTGGGGCGCCTGGACCGCCGTATCGAGGACATCACCGAGCGGCTGCGCGAGGCCGCGTCGGCCGGCCCCGCCCCGACCGACGTGGTGGGCGTGGGCAGCACGGTGACCGTCCGCTTCCCGGACGGCGAGACGGAGACGCTGCGGATCGGCGAGGTGGCCGAGGCGCTGGACCAGACGCTGGTCACCGCCGACAGCCCGCTCGGCCGGGCCCTGCTCGGCCGCCGGCCCGGGGACACCGTGCGCTACGACACCCCGGACGGGCCGGCGACGGCGGTCCTGGTCTCGATCGGCGAGCCCACGTCCTCCTGA